In Vespula vulgaris chromosome 19, iyVesVulg1.1, whole genome shotgun sequence, a single genomic region encodes these proteins:
- the LOC127070826 gene encoding RNA-binding protein 4.1-like isoform X6, whose product MVSSNQPRKTKIFVGRLPENCRNDELRQLFLRFGEVTECDVMNRYGFVHMAREEDAAAAIKALHNSNFKGATINVEQSTGKSRGGGGGRRDGDRRGGPMRGGRGGRDGGRDARPGPYNDRRVLPIQLVGYDGSAAGGVAAGYTDYNRGAGDFSGRGTDFGTGYTDRGAYGQNVGTAAMGYTSTAPGMGGGYGPAAAVGGYGPTGTADYGRTADYTRAADFGARTDYVVGTGMAGDFNRGAPGPVDYGRTDNFGASRTVDYTARNDYDRAATGPMRNGGAAVATTGYGTGYTDVGYDESHWPMSTGPSYSTGAPSYNTGPGPQADMFSRRPGSAVPSGGYPPVGGGYTEGYDRPDAYGPPPRGGGRLQTG is encoded by the exons atgGTGTCTTCTAATCAACCG agaaaaacaaaaatatttgtggGGCGGTTACCAGAAAATTGTCGCAACGATGAGTTGcgacaattatttttacgCTTCGGCGAGGTGACGGAATGTGACGTTATGAATCGATACGGCTTCGTACACATGGCACGAGAGGAGGATGCAGCTGCAGCTATCAAGGCGCTCCATAATTCCAACTTCAAGGGGGCAACCATCAACGTGGAGCAGTCAACTGGGAAGTCACGCGGAGGCGGTGGAGGACGCAGGGATGGAGACAGAAGAGGCGGACCAATGAGAGGTGGTAGAGGAGGACGAGACGGTGGTAGAGACGCTCGTCCTGGACCATACAATGATAGAAGAG TTCTTCCGATCCAACTCGTTGGTTACGATGGATCTGCTGCAGGTGGCGTCGCAGCTGGCTATACCGATTACAATCGTGGTGCTGGGGACTTTAGTGGACGAGGGACCGACTTCGGCACTGGGTATACCGACCGTGGAGCATACGGCCAGAACGTGGGAACTGCTGCGATGGGATATACCTCGACGGCGCCAGGGATGGGTGGAGGCTATGGACCTGCTGCTGCTGTAGGAGGATATGGCCCAACAGGTACAGCTGATTATGGCAGGACTGCTGATTATACCCGTGCTGCAGATTTTGGAGCGAGAACAGATTATG taGTTGGAACTGGTATGGCGGGAGATTTTAATCGCGGTGCACCAGGTCCCGTTGATTATGGTCGTACGGATAATTTCGGTGCAAGTCGCACAGTTGATTACACAGCTAGAAATGATTATGATCGCGCTGCGACCGGACCAATGAGAAACGGCGGTGCTGCCGTTGCCACAACAGGATATGGTACTGGATACACTGATGTTGGATATGATGAGAGTCATTG gCCAATGAGTACTGGTCCCAGCTACAGTACCGGTGCTCCCAGTTATAACACTGGTCCTGGACCACAAGCAGATATGTTTAGTAGAAGACCTGGTAGTGCTGTTCCCAGTGGTGGATACCCACCTGTTGGTGGAGG cTATACCGAAGGATATGACAGACCTGATGCATACGGACCTCCTCCACGTGGCGGCGGCCG attacaAACTGgctga
- the LOC127070824 gene encoding phosphoacetylglucosamine mutase, producing MNIQYIKNIENSTYSKQHNGLIQYGTSGFRTKADYLEHVLYRMGVLAVLRSKICNAAIGLMITASHNVESDNGVKLVDPNGEMLETSWETIANDLANANDTDIITVIQRIINELKIDMSVSATVITGRDTRKSSPSLLDAALAGIRALNGIVKDFGIVTTPQLHYLVVCTNTNGNYGEPTLKGYYTKFSNAFERMRKYRNSFNSDKYIAELQLDAANGVGALAMKEFQKYIGSALKVNIYNDGNGELNHMCGADYVKIQQKIPLNMQPEVNARCASIDGDADRIVYFYVDEIKKFHILDGDRIATLVAGYIKELLQESSLQLNLGLVQTAYANAGSTNYISQKLKVPVACVSTGVKHLHSKATEFDIGVYFEANGHGTVVFKETAIQSISNAAENPMLKENERTAAEKLIHIINIINQTIGDALSDMLLIETILYAKEWSIIEWEQSYIDLPNKQVKVKVKDRNIITTTNAERQCVTPIGLQDEIDKVVANYSKGRSFIRPSGTEDIVRVYAECENLSDVDKLAAEVSSLVYRFAGGIGPEPTL from the exons atgaatattcaatatataaagaatatagaaaattcaaCGTACAGTAAACAACATAATGGGCTTATACAATATGGAACTTCTGGCTTTCGAACTAa AGCAGATTATTTAGAGCATGTACTTTATCGAATGGGAGTTTTAGCTGTCCTTAGATCCAAGATATGTAATG ctGCAATTGGATTGATGATAACAGCTAGTCACAATGTAGAATCAGATAATGGCGTAAAATTAGTTGATCCTAATGGTGAAATGTTAGAAACATCTTGGGAAACAATAGCTAATGATTTAGCTAATGCAAATGATACTGATATTATAACTGTTATTCAACGTATTATAAATGAACTAAAAATTGATATGTCTGTGAGTGCAACAGTAATAACAGGCAGAGATACAAGAAAAAGTAGTCCTAGTTTATTAGATGCTGCACTTGCAGGTATCAGAGCTTTGAATGGTATTGTAAAAGATTTTGGAATTGTTACTACGCCTCAATTACATTATCTTGTTGTTTGTACAAATACTAATGGCAATTATGGAGAACCAACATTAAAAGGCTATTATACTAAATTTTCAAACGCTTTTGAACGTATGAGAAAATATAGGAATTCATTTAATAGTGACAAATATATAGCAGAATTACAATTGGATGCGGCAAATGGTGTTGGTGCACTAGCTATGAAAGAATTTCAGAAATATATAGGTTCTGCACTCaaagttaatatttataatgatggAAATGGAGAATTAAATCACATG TGTGGAGCTGACTATGTTaaaatacaacaaaaaataCCATTAAATATGCAACCCGAAGTAAATGCTAGATGTGCTTCTATAGACGGAGATGCAGATAgaatagtttatttttatgtagatgaaattaaaaaatttcatattcttGATGGAGATCGTATAGCTACTCTTGTAGCAGGTTATATCAAAGAGCTTCTTCAAGAAAGTTCTTTGCAATTAAATCTTGGCCTAGTTCAAACTGCATATGCTAATGCAGGTTCAACTAATTATATTTCACAAAAAttg aaagtTCCAGTTGCATGTGTTTCAACAGGTGTAAAACATTTGCACAGTAAAGCAACAGAATTTGATATTGGTGTTTATTTTGAAGCAAATGGTCATGGGACTGTGGTTTTCAAAGAAACAGCTATCCAATCTATTTCAAATGCTGCAGAAAATCCTAT gttaaaagaaaatgaacgtaCTGCTgctgaaaaattaatacatattataaatataatcaatcaGACTATCGGTGATGCCTTAAGTGATATGTTGTTAATAGAAACTATTTTATATGCCAAAGAATGGAGTATTATTGAATGGGAACAAAGTTATATAGATCTACCAAATAAACAAGTGAAAGTGAAAGTTAAGGacagaaatattattacaacgaCTAATGCAGAAAGACAGTGTGTTACACCAATAGGATTACAAGATGAAATTGATAAAGTTGTAGCTAACTATTCAAAAGGAAGAAGCTTTATCAG ACCTTCTGGAACTGAGGACATAGTACGTGTTTATGCAGAATGTGAAAATCTATCTGATGTTGACAAATTGGCAGCAGAAGTATCTTCACTTGTTTATAGATTTGCTGGAGGTATTGGACCAGAACCTACTTTGTGA
- the LOC127070826 gene encoding RNA-binding protein 4B-like isoform X5, with the protein MVSSNQPRKTKIFVGRLPENCRNDELRQLFLRFGEVTECDVMNRYGFVHMAREEDAAAAIKALHNSNFKGATINVEQSTGKSRGGGGGRRDGDRRGGPMRGGVAAGYTDYNRGAGDFSGRGTDFGTGYTDRGAYGQNVGTAAMGYTSTAPGMGGGYGPAAAVGGYGPTGTADYGRTADYTRAADFGARTDYVVGTGMAGDFNRGAPGPVDYGRTDNFGASRTVDYTARNDYDRAATGPMRNGGAAVATTGYGTGYTDVGYDESHWPMSTGPSYSTGAPSYNTGPGPQADMFSRRPGSAVPSGGYPPVGGGYTEGYDRPDAYGPPPRGGGRFPGPADAMPPSGGHSHGLEYLGTALCPTQSPYNYDDTMCNL; encoded by the exons atgGTGTCTTCTAATCAACCG agaaaaacaaaaatatttgtggGGCGGTTACCAGAAAATTGTCGCAACGATGAGTTGcgacaattatttttacgCTTCGGCGAGGTGACGGAATGTGACGTTATGAATCGATACGGCTTCGTACACATGGCACGAGAGGAGGATGCAGCTGCAGCTATCAAGGCGCTCCATAATTCCAACTTCAAGGGGGCAACCATCAACGTGGAGCAGTCAACTGGGAAGTCACGCGGAGGCGGTGGAGGACGCAGGGATGGAGACAGAAGAGGCGGACCAATGAGAG GTGGCGTCGCAGCTGGCTATACCGATTACAATCGTGGTGCTGGGGACTTTAGTGGACGAGGGACCGACTTCGGCACTGGGTATACCGACCGTGGAGCATACGGCCAGAACGTGGGAACTGCTGCGATGGGATATACCTCGACGGCGCCAGGGATGGGTGGAGGCTATGGACCTGCTGCTGCTGTAGGAGGATATGGCCCAACAGGTACAGCTGATTATGGCAGGACTGCTGATTATACCCGTGCTGCAGATTTTGGAGCGAGAACAGATTATG taGTTGGAACTGGTATGGCGGGAGATTTTAATCGCGGTGCACCAGGTCCCGTTGATTATGGTCGTACGGATAATTTCGGTGCAAGTCGCACAGTTGATTACACAGCTAGAAATGATTATGATCGCGCTGCGACCGGACCAATGAGAAACGGCGGTGCTGCCGTTGCCACAACAGGATATGGTACTGGATACACTGATGTTGGATATGATGAGAGTCATTG gCCAATGAGTACTGGTCCCAGCTACAGTACCGGTGCTCCCAGTTATAACACTGGTCCTGGACCACAAGCAGATATGTTTAGTAGAAGACCTGGTAGTGCTGTTCCCAGTGGTGGATACCCACCTGTTGGTGGAGG cTATACCGAAGGATATGACAGACCTGATGCATACGGACCTCCTCCACGTGGCGGCGGCCG CTTCCCAGGTCCGGCAGATGCGATGCCACCGAG TGGTGGCCACTCGCACGGACTCGAATACCTAGGAACTGCCCTATGTCCGACACAGAGTCCATACAATTACGATGATACTATGTGTAACTTATGA
- the LOC127070826 gene encoding uncharacterized protein LOC127070826 isoform X1, with product MVSSNQPRKTKIFVGRLPENCRNDELRQLFLRFGEVTECDVMNRYGFVHMAREEDAAAAIKALHNSNFKGATINVEQSTGKSRGGGGGRRDGDRRGGPMRGGRGGRDGGRDARPGPYNDRRVLPIQLVGYDGSAAGGVAAGYTDYNRGAGDFSGRGTDFGTGYTDRGAYGQNVGTAAMGYTSTAPGMGGGYGPAAAVGGYGPTGTADYGRTADYTRAADFGARTDYVVGTGMAGDFNRGAPGPVDYGRTDNFGASRTVDYTARNDYDRAATGPMRNGGAAVATTGYGTGYTDVGYDESHWPMSTGPSYSTGAPSYNTGPGPQADMFSRRPGSAVPSGGYPPVGGGYTEGYDRPDAYGPPPRGGGRFPGPADAMPPSGGHSHGLEYLGTALCPTQSPYNYDDTMCNL from the exons atgGTGTCTTCTAATCAACCG agaaaaacaaaaatatttgtggGGCGGTTACCAGAAAATTGTCGCAACGATGAGTTGcgacaattatttttacgCTTCGGCGAGGTGACGGAATGTGACGTTATGAATCGATACGGCTTCGTACACATGGCACGAGAGGAGGATGCAGCTGCAGCTATCAAGGCGCTCCATAATTCCAACTTCAAGGGGGCAACCATCAACGTGGAGCAGTCAACTGGGAAGTCACGCGGAGGCGGTGGAGGACGCAGGGATGGAGACAGAAGAGGCGGACCAATGAGAGGTGGTAGAGGAGGACGAGACGGTGGTAGAGACGCTCGTCCTGGACCATACAATGATAGAAGAG TTCTTCCGATCCAACTCGTTGGTTACGATGGATCTGCTGCAGGTGGCGTCGCAGCTGGCTATACCGATTACAATCGTGGTGCTGGGGACTTTAGTGGACGAGGGACCGACTTCGGCACTGGGTATACCGACCGTGGAGCATACGGCCAGAACGTGGGAACTGCTGCGATGGGATATACCTCGACGGCGCCAGGGATGGGTGGAGGCTATGGACCTGCTGCTGCTGTAGGAGGATATGGCCCAACAGGTACAGCTGATTATGGCAGGACTGCTGATTATACCCGTGCTGCAGATTTTGGAGCGAGAACAGATTATG taGTTGGAACTGGTATGGCGGGAGATTTTAATCGCGGTGCACCAGGTCCCGTTGATTATGGTCGTACGGATAATTTCGGTGCAAGTCGCACAGTTGATTACACAGCTAGAAATGATTATGATCGCGCTGCGACCGGACCAATGAGAAACGGCGGTGCTGCCGTTGCCACAACAGGATATGGTACTGGATACACTGATGTTGGATATGATGAGAGTCATTG gCCAATGAGTACTGGTCCCAGCTACAGTACCGGTGCTCCCAGTTATAACACTGGTCCTGGACCACAAGCAGATATGTTTAGTAGAAGACCTGGTAGTGCTGTTCCCAGTGGTGGATACCCACCTGTTGGTGGAGG cTATACCGAAGGATATGACAGACCTGATGCATACGGACCTCCTCCACGTGGCGGCGGCCG CTTCCCAGGTCCGGCAGATGCGATGCCACCGAG TGGTGGCCACTCGCACGGACTCGAATACCTAGGAACTGCCCTATGTCCGACACAGAGTCCATACAATTACGATGATACTATGTGTAACTTATGA
- the LOC127070826 gene encoding uncharacterized protein LOC127070826 isoform X7 has product MNRYGFVHMAREEDAAAAIKALHNSNFKGATINVEQSTGKSRGGGGGRRDGDRRGGPMRGGRGGRDGGRDARPGPYNDRRVLPIQLVGYDGSAAGGVAAGYTDYNRGAGDFSGRGTDFGTGYTDRGAYGQNVGTAAMGYTSTAPGMGGGYGPAAAVGGYGPTGTADYGRTADYTRAADFGARTDYVVGTGMAGDFNRGAPGPVDYGRTDNFGASRTVDYTARNDYDRAATGPMRNGGAAVATTGYGTGYTDVGYDESHWPMSTGPSYSTGAPSYNTGPGPQADMFSRRPGSAVPSGGYPPVGGGYTEGYDRPDAYGPPPRGGGRFPGPADAMPPSGGHSHGLEYLGTALCPTQSPYNYDDTMCNL; this is encoded by the exons ATGAATCGATACGGCTTCGTACACATGGCACGAGAGGAGGATGCAGCTGCAGCTATCAAGGCGCTCCATAATTCCAACTTCAAGGGGGCAACCATCAACGTGGAGCAGTCAACTGGGAAGTCACGCGGAGGCGGTGGAGGACGCAGGGATGGAGACAGAAGAGGCGGACCAATGAGAGGTGGTAGAGGAGGACGAGACGGTGGTAGAGACGCTCGTCCTGGACCATACAATGATAGAAGAG TTCTTCCGATCCAACTCGTTGGTTACGATGGATCTGCTGCAGGTGGCGTCGCAGCTGGCTATACCGATTACAATCGTGGTGCTGGGGACTTTAGTGGACGAGGGACCGACTTCGGCACTGGGTATACCGACCGTGGAGCATACGGCCAGAACGTGGGAACTGCTGCGATGGGATATACCTCGACGGCGCCAGGGATGGGTGGAGGCTATGGACCTGCTGCTGCTGTAGGAGGATATGGCCCAACAGGTACAGCTGATTATGGCAGGACTGCTGATTATACCCGTGCTGCAGATTTTGGAGCGAGAACAGATTATG taGTTGGAACTGGTATGGCGGGAGATTTTAATCGCGGTGCACCAGGTCCCGTTGATTATGGTCGTACGGATAATTTCGGTGCAAGTCGCACAGTTGATTACACAGCTAGAAATGATTATGATCGCGCTGCGACCGGACCAATGAGAAACGGCGGTGCTGCCGTTGCCACAACAGGATATGGTACTGGATACACTGATGTTGGATATGATGAGAGTCATTG gCCAATGAGTACTGGTCCCAGCTACAGTACCGGTGCTCCCAGTTATAACACTGGTCCTGGACCACAAGCAGATATGTTTAGTAGAAGACCTGGTAGTGCTGTTCCCAGTGGTGGATACCCACCTGTTGGTGGAGG cTATACCGAAGGATATGACAGACCTGATGCATACGGACCTCCTCCACGTGGCGGCGGCCG CTTCCCAGGTCCGGCAGATGCGATGCCACCGAG TGGTGGCCACTCGCACGGACTCGAATACCTAGGAACTGCCCTATGTCCGACACAGAGTCCATACAATTACGATGATACTATGTGTAACTTATGA
- the LOC127070826 gene encoding RNA-binding protein 4-like isoform X2: MVSSNQPRKTKIFVGRLPENCRNDELRQLFLRFGEVTECDVMNRYGFVHMAREEDAAAAIKALHNSNFKGATINVEQSTGKSRGGGGGRRDGDRRGGPMRGGRGGRDGGRDARPGPYNDRRGGVAAGYTDYNRGAGDFSGRGTDFGTGYTDRGAYGQNVGTAAMGYTSTAPGMGGGYGPAAAVGGYGPTGTADYGRTADYTRAADFGARTDYVVGTGMAGDFNRGAPGPVDYGRTDNFGASRTVDYTARNDYDRAATGPMRNGGAAVATTGYGTGYTDVGYDESHWPMSTGPSYSTGAPSYNTGPGPQADMFSRRPGSAVPSGGYPPVGGGYTEGYDRPDAYGPPPRGGGRFPGPADAMPPSGGHSHGLEYLGTALCPTQSPYNYDDTMCNL; encoded by the exons atgGTGTCTTCTAATCAACCG agaaaaacaaaaatatttgtggGGCGGTTACCAGAAAATTGTCGCAACGATGAGTTGcgacaattatttttacgCTTCGGCGAGGTGACGGAATGTGACGTTATGAATCGATACGGCTTCGTACACATGGCACGAGAGGAGGATGCAGCTGCAGCTATCAAGGCGCTCCATAATTCCAACTTCAAGGGGGCAACCATCAACGTGGAGCAGTCAACTGGGAAGTCACGCGGAGGCGGTGGAGGACGCAGGGATGGAGACAGAAGAGGCGGACCAATGAGAGGTGGTAGAGGAGGACGAGACGGTGGTAGAGACGCTCGTCCTGGACCATACAATGATAGAAGAG GTGGCGTCGCAGCTGGCTATACCGATTACAATCGTGGTGCTGGGGACTTTAGTGGACGAGGGACCGACTTCGGCACTGGGTATACCGACCGTGGAGCATACGGCCAGAACGTGGGAACTGCTGCGATGGGATATACCTCGACGGCGCCAGGGATGGGTGGAGGCTATGGACCTGCTGCTGCTGTAGGAGGATATGGCCCAACAGGTACAGCTGATTATGGCAGGACTGCTGATTATACCCGTGCTGCAGATTTTGGAGCGAGAACAGATTATG taGTTGGAACTGGTATGGCGGGAGATTTTAATCGCGGTGCACCAGGTCCCGTTGATTATGGTCGTACGGATAATTTCGGTGCAAGTCGCACAGTTGATTACACAGCTAGAAATGATTATGATCGCGCTGCGACCGGACCAATGAGAAACGGCGGTGCTGCCGTTGCCACAACAGGATATGGTACTGGATACACTGATGTTGGATATGATGAGAGTCATTG gCCAATGAGTACTGGTCCCAGCTACAGTACCGGTGCTCCCAGTTATAACACTGGTCCTGGACCACAAGCAGATATGTTTAGTAGAAGACCTGGTAGTGCTGTTCCCAGTGGTGGATACCCACCTGTTGGTGGAGG cTATACCGAAGGATATGACAGACCTGATGCATACGGACCTCCTCCACGTGGCGGCGGCCG CTTCCCAGGTCCGGCAGATGCGATGCCACCGAG TGGTGGCCACTCGCACGGACTCGAATACCTAGGAACTGCCCTATGTCCGACACAGAGTCCATACAATTACGATGATACTATGTGTAACTTATGA
- the LOC127070826 gene encoding RNA-binding protein 4.1-like isoform X4, whose amino-acid sequence MVSSNQPRKTKIFVGRLPENCRNDELRQLFLRFGEVTECDVMNRYGFVHMAREEDAAAAIKALHNSNFKGATINVEQSTGKSRGGGGGRRDGDRRGGPMRGGRGGRDGGRDARPGPYNDRRVLPIQLVGYDGSAAGGVAAGYTDYNRGAGDFSGRGTDFGTGYTDRGAYGQNVGTAAMGYTSTAPGMGGGYGPAAAVGGYGPTGTADYGRTADYTRAADFGARTDYVVGTGMAGDFNRGAPGPVDYGRTDNFGASRTVDYTARNDYDRAATGPMRNGGAAVATTGYGTGYTDVGYDESHWPMSTGPSYSTGAPSYNTGPGPQADMFSRRPGSAVPSGGYPPVGGGYTEGYDRPDAYGPPPRGGGRFPGPADAMPPRY is encoded by the exons atgGTGTCTTCTAATCAACCG agaaaaacaaaaatatttgtggGGCGGTTACCAGAAAATTGTCGCAACGATGAGTTGcgacaattatttttacgCTTCGGCGAGGTGACGGAATGTGACGTTATGAATCGATACGGCTTCGTACACATGGCACGAGAGGAGGATGCAGCTGCAGCTATCAAGGCGCTCCATAATTCCAACTTCAAGGGGGCAACCATCAACGTGGAGCAGTCAACTGGGAAGTCACGCGGAGGCGGTGGAGGACGCAGGGATGGAGACAGAAGAGGCGGACCAATGAGAGGTGGTAGAGGAGGACGAGACGGTGGTAGAGACGCTCGTCCTGGACCATACAATGATAGAAGAG TTCTTCCGATCCAACTCGTTGGTTACGATGGATCTGCTGCAGGTGGCGTCGCAGCTGGCTATACCGATTACAATCGTGGTGCTGGGGACTTTAGTGGACGAGGGACCGACTTCGGCACTGGGTATACCGACCGTGGAGCATACGGCCAGAACGTGGGAACTGCTGCGATGGGATATACCTCGACGGCGCCAGGGATGGGTGGAGGCTATGGACCTGCTGCTGCTGTAGGAGGATATGGCCCAACAGGTACAGCTGATTATGGCAGGACTGCTGATTATACCCGTGCTGCAGATTTTGGAGCGAGAACAGATTATG taGTTGGAACTGGTATGGCGGGAGATTTTAATCGCGGTGCACCAGGTCCCGTTGATTATGGTCGTACGGATAATTTCGGTGCAAGTCGCACAGTTGATTACACAGCTAGAAATGATTATGATCGCGCTGCGACCGGACCAATGAGAAACGGCGGTGCTGCCGTTGCCACAACAGGATATGGTACTGGATACACTGATGTTGGATATGATGAGAGTCATTG gCCAATGAGTACTGGTCCCAGCTACAGTACCGGTGCTCCCAGTTATAACACTGGTCCTGGACCACAAGCAGATATGTTTAGTAGAAGACCTGGTAGTGCTGTTCCCAGTGGTGGATACCCACCTGTTGGTGGAGG cTATACCGAAGGATATGACAGACCTGATGCATACGGACCTCCTCCACGTGGCGGCGGCCG CTTCCCAGGTCCGGCAGATGCGATGCCACCGAGGTACTAA
- the LOC127070826 gene encoding RNA-binding protein 4.1-like isoform X3, with amino-acid sequence MVSSNQPRKTKIFVGRLPENCRNDELRQLFLRFGEVTECDVMNRYGFVHMAREEDAAAAIKALHNSNFKGATINVEQSTGKSRGGGGGRRDGDRRGGPMRGGRGGRDGGRDARPGPYNDRRVLPIQLVGYDGSAAGGVAAGYTDYNRGAGDFSGRGTDFGTGYTDRGAYGQNVGTAAMGYTSTAPGMGGGYGPAAAVGGYGPTGTADYGRTADYTRAADFGARTDYVVGTGMAGDFNRGAPGPVDYGRTDNFGASRTVDYTARNDYDRAATGPMRNGGAAVATTGYGTGYTDVGYDESHWPMSTGPSYSTGAPSYNTGPGPQADMFSRRPGSAVPSGGYPPVGGGYTEGYDRPDAYGPPPRGGGRFPGPADAMPPRLQTG; translated from the exons atgGTGTCTTCTAATCAACCG agaaaaacaaaaatatttgtggGGCGGTTACCAGAAAATTGTCGCAACGATGAGTTGcgacaattatttttacgCTTCGGCGAGGTGACGGAATGTGACGTTATGAATCGATACGGCTTCGTACACATGGCACGAGAGGAGGATGCAGCTGCAGCTATCAAGGCGCTCCATAATTCCAACTTCAAGGGGGCAACCATCAACGTGGAGCAGTCAACTGGGAAGTCACGCGGAGGCGGTGGAGGACGCAGGGATGGAGACAGAAGAGGCGGACCAATGAGAGGTGGTAGAGGAGGACGAGACGGTGGTAGAGACGCTCGTCCTGGACCATACAATGATAGAAGAG TTCTTCCGATCCAACTCGTTGGTTACGATGGATCTGCTGCAGGTGGCGTCGCAGCTGGCTATACCGATTACAATCGTGGTGCTGGGGACTTTAGTGGACGAGGGACCGACTTCGGCACTGGGTATACCGACCGTGGAGCATACGGCCAGAACGTGGGAACTGCTGCGATGGGATATACCTCGACGGCGCCAGGGATGGGTGGAGGCTATGGACCTGCTGCTGCTGTAGGAGGATATGGCCCAACAGGTACAGCTGATTATGGCAGGACTGCTGATTATACCCGTGCTGCAGATTTTGGAGCGAGAACAGATTATG taGTTGGAACTGGTATGGCGGGAGATTTTAATCGCGGTGCACCAGGTCCCGTTGATTATGGTCGTACGGATAATTTCGGTGCAAGTCGCACAGTTGATTACACAGCTAGAAATGATTATGATCGCGCTGCGACCGGACCAATGAGAAACGGCGGTGCTGCCGTTGCCACAACAGGATATGGTACTGGATACACTGATGTTGGATATGATGAGAGTCATTG gCCAATGAGTACTGGTCCCAGCTACAGTACCGGTGCTCCCAGTTATAACACTGGTCCTGGACCACAAGCAGATATGTTTAGTAGAAGACCTGGTAGTGCTGTTCCCAGTGGTGGATACCCACCTGTTGGTGGAGG cTATACCGAAGGATATGACAGACCTGATGCATACGGACCTCCTCCACGTGGCGGCGGCCG CTTCCCAGGTCCGGCAGATGCGATGCCACCGAG attacaAACTGgctga